A genomic stretch from Eretmochelys imbricata isolate rEreImb1 chromosome 24, rEreImb1.hap1, whole genome shotgun sequence includes:
- the ERF gene encoding ETS domain-containing transcription factor ERF, whose product MKTPADAGFAFPDWAYKPESSPGSRQIQLWHFILELLRKEEYHDVIAWQGDYGEFVIKDPDEVARLWGVRKCKPQMNYDKLSRALRYYYNKRILHKTKGKRFTYKFNFNKLVLVNYPFIDMGMAGGPVPQSAPPVPSGGSHFRFPPSTPSEVLSPGAEELRSPGVFSAVARRLARGSVSDCSDATSATSELEEPLGEEGRRGGGPGEGGGFRGPPLPAHPRLAHDSLFRAYPRPRGPEPLSPFPVSPMAGPGALLPPQLSPALPLTPTHMSYTPSPTLSPMYPGGSHFSFNPEDMKRYLQAHTQSVYNYHLSPRAFLHYPHILVPQPQRPEKPPPPEEPPAPFKFKLQPPPLGRRNRDKAPAPPGEGAAPEPQLPCIKVEPISEGESEEEEVTVEVTDVSEEDEEVFKAPPVPPEKPGEPPVPLAPRQGEESGQCIPLKLRFKRRWSEDQRLEAGAGGGPDEADDKKVKGEREGGGALDGGGRRVSTDLPHATAQLSLENKDS is encoded by the exons ggTTCGCCTTCCCCGACTGGGCCTACAAGCCCGAGTCCAGCCCCGGCTCGCGGCAGATCCAGCTGTGGCATTTCATCCTGGAGCTGCTGCGCAAGGAGGAGTACCACGACGTGATCGCCTGGCAGGGCGACTACGGCGAGTTCGTGATCAAGGACCCCGACGAGGTGGCGCGGCTGTGGGGCGTCCGCAAGTGCAAGCCTCAGATGAACTACGACAAGCTGAGCCGGGCGCTGAG GTACTATTACAACAAACGGATCCTGCACAAAACCAAAGGGAAACGATTCACCTACAAGTTCAACTTCAACAAGCTGGTGCTGGTGAATTACCCCTTCATCGACATGGGCATGGCAG GCGGCCCCGTGCCCCAGAGCGCCCCGCCGGTGCCCTCGGGCGGCTCCCACTTCCGCTTCCCGCCCTCCACGCCGTCGGAGGTGCTGTCTCCCGGGGCAGAGGAGCTGCGCTCGCCCGGCGTCTTCTCGGCCGTGGCCCGGCGCCTCGCCCGCGGCTCGGTCAGCGACTGCAGCGATGCCACCTCGGCCACCTCGGAGCTGGAGGAGCCGCTGGGCGAGGAGGGGCGCCGGGGCGGGGGGCCGGGCGAGGGGGGCGGCTTCCGCGGgccccccctgcccgcccacCCCCGGCTGGCCCACGACAGCCTCTTCCGCGCCTACCCCCGGCCCCGCGGGCCCGAGCCCCTCAGCCCCTTCCCGGTGTCCCCCATGGCCGGCCCTGgcgccctgctgcccccccagctctcgcccgccctgcccctcacccccacccacatgAGCTACACCCCCTCGCCCACCCTGAGCCCCATGTACCCTGGCGGCTCCCACTTCTCCTTCAACCCCGAGGACATGAAGCGCTACCTGCAAGCACATACCCAGAGCGTCTACAATTACCACCTCAGCCCCCGGGCCTTCCTCCACTACCCCCACATCCtcgtgccccagccccagcgccccgAGAAGCCGCCCCCGCCcgaggagccccccgcccccttcaaaTTCAAACTGCAGCCGCCCCCGCTGGGCCGGCGGAACCGGGACAAGGCGCCGGCGCCCCCCGGCGAAGGGGCCGCCCCGGAGCCCCAGCTGCCCTGCAtcaaggtggagcccatctcggAGGGGGagtcggaggaggaggaggtgacgGTGGAGGTGACGGACGTCagcgaggaagatgaggaggtgTTCAAGGCTCCGCCCGTCCCCCCCGAGAAGCCTGGGGAGCCCCCGGTACCCCTGGCCCCCCGGCAGGGCGAGGAGAGCGGCCAGTGCATCCCCCTCAAGCTGCGTTTCAAGAGGCGCTGGAGCGAGGACCAGCGGCTGGAGGCGGGCGCGGGGGGGGGCCCCGATGAGGCGGATGACAAGAAGGTGAAGGGGGAGCGGGAGGGTGGGGGCGCCCTGGACGGGGGTGGGCGACGTGTCAGCACCGACCTGCCCCACGCCACGGCCCAGCTCTCACTGGAGAACAAGGACTCGTAG